Proteins co-encoded in one Rubrobacter aplysinae genomic window:
- a CDS encoding alkaline phosphatase D family protein, which produces MPDLILGPMLRYVGAEEATIWVETSGPCEVEILGHCSHTFSMEGHHYALVVVRGLEAGEAYEYEVRLDGESRWPEEGSPFPPSIIRTIGSAGELRLVFGSCRIALPHSPPYTLEKDEDERGRETDALHALALRMGRETPDRWPHAMMLLGDQVYADMLPLATQGFIRSRRDVEEPPGMEATDFEEYTRLYRDSWGVPEIRWLFSTVSVSMIFDDHEIQDNWNGSYLWLERNRRKPWWKEKMAGALSAYWIYQHLGNLSPDDLEHDPLWPEVKDSSEAGPTLRDMALRVTENPEAYRFSFYRDLGNTRLIAMDTRAGRKLEPGNRRMIHDADWDWISAHAAGDFDHLLLASSIPYLMSPGAHHAEAWNNALCNGAWGKRLANASERLRTRENLGHWSAFPISFRRLTELLRSVAAGERGTPPASIAVLSGDVHHAYLAKAGFPSSTTSHVYQAVCSPMRNPLDKKERRVMNVAWSRAGKHLFRALARLAGVEKAEISWSLTHPSPWFNNQVAALEISGRKARMRLDKSALGEGSTPHLETVYEKEL; this is translated from the coding sequence ATGCCTGATCTCATACTCGGTCCAATGCTCCGCTACGTCGGCGCAGAGGAGGCAACCATCTGGGTCGAGACGAGCGGTCCCTGCGAGGTAGAGATACTCGGCCACTGCTCGCACACCTTCTCCATGGAGGGTCATCACTACGCGCTCGTCGTCGTCCGGGGGCTGGAGGCCGGTGAAGCGTACGAGTACGAGGTACGGCTGGACGGTGAGAGTCGCTGGCCCGAGGAGGGTTCTCCGTTCCCGCCGAGCATCATCCGCACCATAGGCTCCGCCGGAGAGCTCCGGCTCGTGTTCGGCTCTTGCAGGATCGCACTGCCCCACAGCCCGCCGTACACGCTGGAGAAAGACGAGGATGAGCGCGGGCGCGAGACGGACGCGCTGCACGCGCTGGCACTCAGGATGGGCCGTGAGACGCCGGATCGGTGGCCTCACGCCATGATGCTCCTCGGGGATCAGGTCTACGCCGACATGCTCCCGCTTGCGACCCAGGGTTTCATCCGCTCGCGGCGGGACGTCGAGGAGCCGCCGGGCATGGAGGCCACGGACTTCGAGGAGTACACGCGGCTGTACCGGGACTCGTGGGGAGTGCCCGAGATCCGGTGGCTGTTCTCCACGGTCTCGGTGTCCATGATCTTCGACGACCACGAGATCCAGGACAACTGGAACGGCTCCTACCTCTGGCTCGAACGGAACCGCCGGAAACCCTGGTGGAAAGAGAAGATGGCCGGGGCGCTGAGCGCGTACTGGATCTACCAGCACCTCGGCAACCTCTCCCCCGACGACCTCGAACACGACCCGCTCTGGCCCGAGGTAAAGGACTCCTCAGAGGCCGGCCCGACGCTGCGGGACATGGCGCTGCGGGTAACCGAAAACCCGGAGGCGTACCGCTTCAGTTTCTACCGGGACCTCGGCAATACGCGTCTCATAGCTATGGATACGCGGGCGGGGCGCAAGCTGGAGCCGGGCAACCGGCGCATGATCCACGACGCCGACTGGGACTGGATCTCGGCCCACGCCGCCGGAGACTTCGACCATCTCCTCCTCGCGAGCTCCATCCCCTACCTCATGTCCCCGGGAGCCCACCACGCCGAGGCCTGGAACAACGCCCTCTGCAACGGCGCCTGGGGCAAAAGACTAGCCAACGCCAGCGAGAGGCTCCGCACCCGAGAGAACCTCGGCCACTGGAGCGCCTTTCCGATCTCCTTCAGACGGCTCACCGAGCTGCTACGTTCAGTCGCCGCCGGGGAGCGCGGAACCCCACCGGCCTCGATAGCCGTCCTCTCCGGCGACGTACACCACGCCTACCTGGCAAAGGCCGGCTTCCCCTCCAGCACCACGAGCCACGTCTACCAGGCAGTCTGCTCCCCCATGCGCAACCCGCTGGACAAGAAAGAGCGCCGGGTCATGAACGTGGCCTGGTCGCGCGCCGGCAAGCACCTCTTCCGCGCCCTCGCCCGCCTAGCAGGGGTAGAGAAGGCGGAGATTTCCTGGTCTCTCACCCACCCCTCACCGTGGTTCAACAACCAGGTCGCAGCGCTGGAGATCTCGGGCCGCAAGGCCCGCATGCGCCTCGACAAAAGCGCCCTCGGAGAGGGCTCGACCCCACACCTTGAGACGGTCTACGAGAAGGAGCTATAG
- a CDS encoding ATP-binding protein produces the protein MQGDKEGRSKALHPEFLDAESGPVGRVVTSEEYPATAHEFYFWTSEDEAAQNLDIGHIVAAEAEDATAIAVLDDPRRYSDLQSFLDDFYARDGDATFDALTGNVEILVFRARVLATRHRDPQKKSRRPVKSGPVFFATAEAIGFALGTDDFSGTRIPMLLHENGNETDGVPQRTPLYADADYLLGPEAGHLNITGMSGLSTKTSHALFTINSIFQTDSDKKVAALMFNVKGADLLFLDKSTEPPEDDPDLAERYEKAGQRGLPDDERHMYEALGLEMQPFENLSIFAPLAYGGDRGDKTVYPKEIGARKLNTLRTARGEDHIVHPILWDLGDVLPHAGRIFDPTDYDDKFRGFVEFLQSERVETMRDFQVLLDEAYEKLQEDESSYWRGHHRATINKVENRFGGLPSKCQGVMVNGRVDYEGSPTVDDQFSDREMRVVDISRLTGVPQDLVVTKVIKSLWERAERGELGVDKLVIFVDELNKYAPSGSKTSSLKDTLVDISARGRHLSLTLFGAQQFRSKVDDEVVGNAATSVYGRIGDEEITNSSYRSFSKTTHDELLQLEKGRLLLRHAHYAVPVFGRFPRPPVLMGKQGTDIFGEGRQEPAQAVLSVMRNLMKSPPRIQEIRSEIEDIEPSRVHEKLDAVQAAHRSGQGPADPYKNFLWNVKPKSRKSNGQRDTSRIMSGLDRMKD, from the coding sequence TTGCAGGGAGATAAGGAAGGTAGAAGCAAGGCGCTGCACCCGGAGTTCCTGGACGCGGAGTCCGGCCCCGTCGGACGCGTGGTAACCAGCGAGGAGTACCCGGCCACGGCCCACGAGTTCTACTTCTGGACCTCAGAGGACGAGGCCGCCCAGAACCTGGACATCGGTCACATCGTGGCCGCCGAGGCCGAGGACGCCACCGCGATAGCCGTGCTCGACGACCCCCGGCGCTACTCCGACCTGCAGAGCTTCCTGGACGACTTCTACGCCCGCGACGGAGACGCCACCTTCGACGCGCTCACGGGCAACGTCGAGATCCTGGTCTTCCGCGCCCGAGTCCTCGCAACCCGCCACCGCGACCCGCAGAAAAAGAGCCGCCGACCCGTAAAGAGCGGTCCGGTATTTTTCGCAACCGCAGAGGCTATAGGCTTCGCCCTCGGCACCGACGACTTCTCCGGCACCCGGATACCGATGCTCCTGCACGAGAACGGAAACGAGACCGACGGCGTCCCCCAGCGCACACCCTTGTACGCCGACGCTGACTATCTCCTCGGCCCCGAGGCCGGGCACCTGAACATAACCGGCATGAGCGGCCTCTCCACCAAGACCAGCCACGCGCTGTTCACCATCAACAGTATTTTCCAGACCGACTCGGACAAGAAGGTCGCCGCCCTGATGTTCAACGTCAAGGGCGCGGACCTCCTCTTCCTCGACAAGTCCACCGAGCCACCCGAAGACGACCCGGATCTCGCCGAGCGCTACGAGAAGGCGGGCCAGCGCGGCCTGCCGGATGACGAGCGGCACATGTACGAGGCTCTCGGCCTGGAGATGCAACCCTTTGAGAACCTGAGCATCTTCGCCCCGCTCGCCTACGGCGGAGACCGGGGCGACAAGACCGTGTACCCGAAGGAGATCGGGGCCAGGAAACTAAACACCCTGCGCACGGCGCGCGGCGAGGACCACATCGTCCACCCAATCCTGTGGGACCTCGGCGACGTGCTCCCCCACGCCGGGCGCATCTTCGACCCGACCGACTACGACGACAAGTTCCGGGGCTTCGTGGAGTTCCTGCAGTCCGAGCGCGTGGAGACCATGCGCGACTTCCAGGTGCTGCTCGACGAGGCGTACGAGAAGCTGCAGGAGGACGAGAGCAGCTACTGGCGCGGCCACCACCGGGCGACCATAAACAAGGTCGAGAACCGTTTCGGCGGCCTGCCCAGCAAGTGCCAGGGCGTGATGGTGAACGGCCGAGTCGACTACGAGGGCTCCCCCACCGTGGACGACCAGTTCTCCGACCGCGAGATGCGCGTCGTGGACATCTCGCGCCTGACCGGCGTGCCCCAGGACCTGGTGGTCACGAAGGTAATAAAGAGCCTGTGGGAGCGGGCCGAGCGCGGCGAGCTCGGGGTGGACAAGCTCGTGATCTTCGTGGACGAGCTGAATAAATACGCGCCGTCGGGATCGAAGACATCCTCGCTCAAGGACACCCTGGTAGACATCTCCGCGCGCGGGCGTCACCTCAGCCTAACGTTGTTCGGGGCGCAGCAGTTCAGGAGCAAGGTAGACGACGAGGTCGTGGGCAACGCGGCGACCAGCGTGTACGGCAGGATCGGGGACGAGGAGATCACGAACTCCAGCTACCGCTCCTTCTCAAAGACCACCCATGACGAGCTGTTGCAGCTAGAGAAGGGCCGACTGCTCCTGCGCCACGCCCACTACGCCGTACCCGTCTTCGGCAGGTTCCCGCGCCCGCCGGTCCTGATGGGTAAGCAGGGCACGGACATCTTCGGCGAAGGTCGCCAGGAGCCCGCCCAGGCGGTGTTATCCGTGATGCGCAACCTGATGAAGAGCCCGCCGCGGATACAGGAGATCCGATCCGAGATAGAAGACATCGAGCCCTCACGCGTCCACGAGAAGCTGGACGCCGTGCAGGCCGCCCACCGCTCCGGCCAGGGCCCGGCGGACCCGTACAAGAACTTCCTGTGGAACGTAAAGCCAAAGAGCCGCAAATCGAACGGCCAGCGGGATACGTCCCGGATCATGTCCGGCCTGGATCGGATGAAAGATTAA
- a CDS encoding type II toxin-antitoxin system RelE family toxin, with the protein MSYRLEVVRRAQKQLARIQVQDRERIMDGIDAIADDPKSPGSTKLQGYTDTWYVRVGDYRIIYELDEVAGEIIVIRVAHRREACR; encoded by the coding sequence TTGAGCTACCGCTTAGAGGTAGTCCGCAGGGCTCAGAAGCAGCTAGCCCGCATCCAGGTTCAGGACCGGGAACGGATAATGGACGGGATAGACGCTATCGCGGACGATCCAAAATCGCCCGGCTCTACGAAACTCCAGGGCTACACTGACACGTGGTATGTGCGTGTAGGTGACTACAGGATCATCTACGAGCTGGATGAGGTTGCCGGGGAGATAATCGTCATTCGCGTAGCGCACCGGCGGGAGGCTTGCCGTTGA
- a CDS encoding ASCH domain-containing protein, with product MRGDHIEAFWQEYLNILPPDSTVRSESYDAESFGDSPEMADEIGALVANGTKTATCSALWEWESEDEPLPEPGTKCVILDGRDEPLCVIETTEVEIRPYSEVDARFAYEEGEGDRSLQYWRDEHWRFFTRSLAEIGEEPTPEMPLVCERFQIVHS from the coding sequence TTGCGCGGAGATCACATCGAAGCCTTCTGGCAGGAGTATCTGAATATCCTTCCGCCAGACTCGACCGTGCGCAGCGAGAGCTACGATGCAGAGAGCTTCGGCGACTCACCCGAGATGGCTGACGAGATCGGCGCACTGGTAGCAAACGGAACCAAGACGGCGACCTGCTCCGCGCTGTGGGAGTGGGAATCCGAAGACGAGCCTCTCCCGGAGCCAGGCACAAAGTGTGTCATCCTGGACGGTCGGGACGAGCCGCTGTGCGTTATCGAGACCACCGAGGTCGAGATCCGGCCATATAGTGAGGTGGACGCCCGCTTCGCCTACGAGGAAGGCGAAGGAGATCGCTCGCTACAGTACTGGAGAGACGAGCACTGGCGCTTCTTCACCCGCTCGCTGGCGGAGATAGGCGAGGAGCCGACGCCCGAGATGCCGCTGGTGTGCGAGCGGTTTCAGATAGTGCATTCGTGA